The Cynocephalus volans isolate mCynVol1 chromosome 2, mCynVol1.pri, whole genome shotgun sequence genome window below encodes:
- the PCYOX1L gene encoding prenylcysteine oxidase-like, whose amino-acid sequence MARAAPLLAALTALLAAAAAGGDAPPGKIAVVGAGIGGSAVAHFLQQHFGPRVQIDVYEKGTVGGRLATISVNKQHYESGAASFHSLSLHMQDFVKLLGLRHRREVVGRSAIFGGEHFMLEETDWYLLNLFRLWWHYGISFLRLQMWVEEVMEKFMRIYKYQAHGYAFSGVEELLYSLGESTFINMTQRSVAESLLQVGVTQRFIDDVVSAVLRASYGQSAAMPAFAGAMSLAGAQGSLWSVEGGNKLVCSGLLKLTKANMIHATVTSVTLHSTEGKALYQVGYENEVGNGADSYDIVVIATPLHLDNSSSNFTFEGFSPPINDIQGSFQPTVVSLVHGYLNSSYFGFPDPKLFPFANILTTDFPGFFYTLDNICPVNISANFRRKQPQEAAVWRVQSPKPLFRTQLKTLFRSYYSVQTAEWQAHPLYGSRTTLPRFALHDQLFYLNALEWAASSVEVMAVAAKNVALLAYNRWYQDLDKIDQKDLMHKVKTEL is encoded by the exons ATGGCCCGCGCGGCCCCGCTCCTCGCCGCGCTGACCGCGCTCCTCGCCGCCGCCGCTGCAGGCGGAGACGCCCCGCCCGGCAAAATCG CGGTGGTTGGGGCTGGGATCGGGGGCTCTGCGGTAGCCCATTTCCTCCAGCAGCACTTTGGACCACGGGTGCAGATCGACGTGTATGAGAAAGGGACTGTGGGCGGCCGCCTGGCCACCATCTCAGTGAACAAGCAGCACTACGAGAGCGGGGCCGCCTCCTTCCACTCCCTGAGCCTGCACATGCAGGACTTCGTCAAGTTGCTGG GGCTGAGGCACCGGCGTGAGGTGGTAGGCAGGAGTGCCATCTTCGGCGGGGAGCATTTCATGCTGGAGGAGACCGACTGGTACCTGCTGAACCTCTTCCGCCTCTGGTGGCACTACGGCATCAGCTTCCTGAGACTGCAGATGTGGGTGGAGGAGGTCATGGAAAAGTTCATGAG GATCTATAAGTACCAGGCCCACGGCTATGCCTTCTCAGGCGTGGAGGAGCTGCTCTACTCGCTAGGAGAGTCTACCTTCATCAACATGACCCAACGGTCTGTGGCTGAGTCCTTGCTCCAGGTGGGCGTCACACAGCGTTTTATCGACGATGTCGTCTCTGCTGTCCTGCGGGCTAGCTACGGCCAGTCAGCTGCAATGCCCGCATTTGCTG GAGCCATGTCGCTAGCTGGGGCCCAAGGCAGCCTGTGGTCTGTGGAAGGGGGCAACAAGCTGGTTTGTTCCGGTCTGCTGAAGCTCACCAAGGCCAACATGATCCATGCCACAGTGACCTCTGTGACCTTGCACAGTACAG aaGGCAAAGCTCTGTACCAGGTGGGGTATGAGAATGAGGTGGGTAACGGCGCTGACTCCTATGACATTGTGGTCATCGCCACCCCCTTGCACCtggacaacagcagcagcaacttcACTTTTGAAGGCTTCAGCCCACCCATTAATGACATCCAGGGGTCTTTCCAGCCCACTGTCGTCTCCTTGGTCCACGGCTACCTCAACTCTTCCTACTTCGGTTTCCCTGACCCTAAACTTTTCCCCTTCGCCAACATCCTTACCACAGACTTCCCCGGCTTCTTCTACACGCTGGACAACATCTGTCCTGTCAACATCTCAGCTAACTTCCGGCGGAAGCAGCCCCAGGAGGCAGCTGTTTGGCGAGTCCAGTCCCCCAAGCCCCTCTTTCGGACCCAGCTGAAGACCCTCTTCCGTTCCTATTACTCAGTCCAGACGGCTGAGTGGCAGGCCCACCCCCTCTACGGCTCACGCACCACTCTCCCAAGGTTCGCGCTCCATGACCAACTCTTCTACCTCAATGCCCTGGAGTGGGCAGCCAGCTCTGTGGAGGTGATGGCCGTGGCTGCCAAGAACGTGGCCTTGCTGGCCTACAACCGCTGGTACCAGGACCTGGACAAGATTGACCAAAAGGACTTGATGCACAAGGTCAAGACTGAACTGTGA